Proteins from one Impatiens glandulifera chromosome 2, dImpGla2.1, whole genome shotgun sequence genomic window:
- the LOC124926601 gene encoding thioredoxin Y1, chloroplastic-like codes for MAISVAAAATSSVRSDYSTCFFSPKLHHFSSLQLPRLHIGGNRGGFSSSSRPRTLSVVVEAKKQTFSNLDELLANSDKPVLVDFYATWCGPCQFMVPILEQVSATLKDKIQVVKIDTEKYPSIADKYKIEALPTFILFQKGQPQDRFEGALTANQLIERIDEALEVKE; via the exons ATGGCGATTTCCGTTGCGGCGGCAGCAACCTCCTCAGTTCGCTCCGACTATTCCACCTGTTTCTTTTCTCCAAAGCTCCACCATTTCTCCTCTCTCCAATTACCCAGACTTCACATCGGCGGCAACAGAGGAGGGTTTTCATCCTCTTCACGCCCTCGAACCCTCTCCGTCGTG GTTGAAGccaagaaacaaacattttctaaCTTGGATGAGTTGCTTGCTAACTCTGACAAACCTGTGTTGGTTGATTTTTATGCAACTTG GTGTGGGCCGTGTCAGTTCATGGTACCTATTTTGGAACAAGTTAGTGCTACATTGAAAGACAAGATTCAGGTTGTGAAAATTGATACTGAGAAGTATCCAAGCATTGCTGACAAGTACAAAATAGAGGCATTGCCAACATTTATCCTTTTTCAAAAGGGACAACCCCAAGATCGTTTT gAGGGAGCTCTGACTGCAAATCAACTTATTGAACGCATTGATGAAGCTCTGGAAGTAAAAGAGTAA
- the LOC124925791 gene encoding protein ROH1-like: MPATDYQGPSVTLSSSTINRDHKIHSMDSTNDSIDIEAFQRQVADRFHTLSAVDPNDLLSLSWMGKLLDVFLSSLDEFRMIMHNNKGVVNKAPIDRNILDLFERSLKALDVCNAIRDGIEQIRQWQKHMEIVLCALDNQKSLGEGQFRRAKKALIDLAIGMLDEKEPNVSMANRNRSFGRNFVQKDQKSLSNFRSLSWSVSRSWSAARQLVVLGNNLSAPKSNEIAATNGLALAVYTMSSVLLFVMWALVAAIPCQDRGLQTHFNIPRQFIWSVPIVSLHERIMEESKKKERRNSCGLLKEIHRIEICARYMNELTDSVQFPLTEEKEQEVRGRVMEFSEVFEGIKNGLDPLERQVREVFHRIVRGRTEYLDSSKGSHPE, translated from the coding sequence ATGCCAGCAACGGATTATCAAGGTCCATCTGTTACTTTATCATCATCAACCATTAATCGAGATCACAAGATTCATTCAATGGATTCCACAAATGACTCTATTGATATCGAAGCATTTCAGAGACAAGTCGCCGATCGATTCCACACATTATCCGCTGTAGATCCCAACGATCTCCTTTCACTCTCATGGATGGGTAAGCTTCTTGACGTTTTCCTCTCTTCTCTTGATGAATTCAGAATGATAATGCATAATAACAAAGGAGTTGTTAATAAAGCACCAATTGATCGAAACATTCTCGATTTATTCGAGAGAAGTCTGAAAGCTCTCGATGTTTGTAACGCGATTCGTGACGGGATTGAACAGATCAGACAGTGGCAGAAACATATGGAAATTGTTCTTTGCGCTTTGGATAATCAGAAAAGTCTTGGAGAAGGTCAATTTCGTAGAGCGAAGAAAGCGCTTATTGATTTAGCTATCGGTATGTTGGATGAGAAGGAACCGAATGTATCTATGGCTAATAGAAATCGATCATTCGGACGCAATTTTGTTCAGAAAGATCAGAAATCGTTGAGTAATTTCAGATCATTATCTTGGAGTGTTTCCAGGTCATGGTCTGCTGCTAGGCAGCTTGTTGTGTTAGGAAACAATTTGTCTGCAcctaaatcaaatgaaattgcTGCTACAAATGGACTTGCTTTAGCAGTTTATACAATGAGTTCGGTTCTTCTGTTTGTAATGTGGGCACTCGTGGCTGCAATTCCTTGTCAGGATCGCGGTTTACAGACTCATTTTAACATCCCCCGTCAATTCATTTGGTCAGTTCCGATTGTTTCTCTTCATGAGAGGATTATGGAGGAATCGAAGAAGAAGGAGCGACGAAACTCTTGTGGGTTGTTGAAGGAGATACATAGGATTGAGATATGTGCTAGGTATATGAACGAATTAACGGATTCAGTACAGTTTCCATTGACGGAGGAGAAGGAGCAGGAAGTAAGAGGGAGGGTTATGGAATTTTCAGAAGTTTTTGAAGGTATTAAGAATGGATTGGATCCATTGGAAAGGCAAGTAAGAGAAGTGTTTCATAGGATTGTTCGTGGCAGGACTGAGTATCTTGATTCCTCAAAGGGAAGCCATCCTGAATAA